Proteins from one Telopea speciosissima isolate NSW1024214 ecotype Mountain lineage chromosome 1, Tspe_v1, whole genome shotgun sequence genomic window:
- the LOC122649076 gene encoding uncharacterized protein LOC122649076 isoform X2, whose product MGDLYALDFDGVICDSCGESSVSALKAAKLRWPNLFDSVDSAMESWIIDQMHVVRPVVETGYENLLLVRLLLEIRMPSIQKSSVAAELTNDGILENWSKLKPIILEEWNENRDSLVELFGKVRDEWIDSDLSSWIGANRFYPGVSDALKFASSRVYIVTTKQSRFADALLQELAGVAMPSDRIYGLGTGPKVEVLKQLQAKPEHQGLTLHFVEDRLATLKNVIKEPELDGWNLYLGDWGYNTQKEREEAAAIPRINLLGLSDFSKKLK is encoded by the exons atgggGGATCTGTATGCCCTTGATTTTGATGGAGTCATCTGTGATAGCTGTGGCGAGAGCTCTGTATCTGCTCTTAAG GCTGCCAAACTACGATGGCCCAACCTCTTCGATTCTGTGGATTCTGCTATGGAAAGCTGGATTATTGATCAAATGCACGTC GTTCGTCCAGTGGTGGAAACAGGATATGAAAATTTGTTACTCGTGAGGTTGCTATTGGAGATCCGGATGCCTTCCATTCAGAAGTCCTCG GTTGCAGCTGAACTCACTAACGACGGGATATTGGAAAACTGGTCAAAGTTGAAGCCTATCATTTTGGAGGAGTGGAATGAAAACAGAGATTCTTTAGTAGAACTCTTTGGAAAAGTCAGGGATGAATGGATAGACAGTGACCTATCAAGTTGGATTGGTGCCAATAG ATTTTATCCAGGTGTATCCGACGCTTTGAAATTTGCAAGCTCGAGAGTATATATTGTCACCACTAAACAG AGCCGATTTGCTGATGCATTACTGCAAGAGCTGGCAGGAGTTGCAATGCCATCTGATAGAATCTATGGTCTGGGAACTGG TCCCAAAGTAGAAGTGTTGAAACAGCTTCAAGCCAAACCAGAACATCAGGGTCTCACACTCCA TTTTGTTGAGGATCGGCTTGCTACTCTAAAGAATGTCATCAAAGAGCCCGAGTTAGATGGATGGAATTTGTACCTGG GGGACTGGGGGTACAACACTCAAAAGGAGAGGGAGGAAGCAGCAGCCATTCCCAGGATTAACCTTCTTGGGCTCTCTGACTTCAGCAAGAAGCTGAAATAA
- the LOC122641437 gene encoding puromycin-sensitive aminopeptidase-like, with amino-acid sequence MDTPKEIFLKDYKVPEYYFDMVDLKFSLGEEKTIAHSKITVYPRVEGACSPLVLDGKDLKLVSIKVNDKDLKEGDFHMDLRHLTLPSPPSTRFTLEIVTEIYPQNNTSLVGLYMSSGNFCTQCEAESFRKITFFQDRPDIMAKYTCRIEADKTLYPLLLSNGNLIERGDLEGGRHYALWEDPFKKPSYLFALVAGQLESRDDTFITRSGRKVSLRIWNPAEDIPKTVHAMYSLKAAMKWDEDVFGLEYDLDLFNIVAVPEFMGAMENKSLNIFNSEVILASPETASDANYNAILGIVGHEYFHNWTGNRVTCRDWFQLSLKEGLTVFRDQEFSSDMGSRTVKRIADVSGLRNYQFPEDAGPMAHPVRPHSYIKMDNFYTETVYQKGAEVVRMYKTLLGSEGFRKGMDLYFRRHDGQAVTCEDFFAAMLDANDAELFNFLLWYSQAGTPLVKVITSYNAKAQTYSLKFSQEVPPTPGQPVKEPMFIPVAVGLLDKNGKDMPLTSVYHEGMLLSVEKNGQPVFTTVLQVKKKEEEFEFSDVFERPTPSFLRGYSTPIRLDSDLTDNDLFFLLAHDSDEFNRWEAGQVLAKKVMLSLVSDYQQNKSLVLNPKFVNGIKSLLSDSNLDKEFIAKAITLPGEGEIMDMMKVADPDVVHAVRTFIRKKLASELKAELLNTVENNKSSEPYVFDHPNMARRALKNVALASLASLEDPEISELASHEYRSATNMTEQFAALAAIAQNPSETRDDVLADFYSKWEHDFLVVNKWFVLQAISDIPGNVENVRKLLKHSAFDLRNPNKVYSLIGRFCGSVNFHAKDGSGYKFLGEMVVKLDRLNPRVASSMLSEFSRWRRYDETRQNFAKAQLEMIMSTNGLSENVFEIASKSLAA; translated from the exons ATGGACACCCCGAAAGAGATCTTTCTGAAGGACTACAAGGTGCCAGAGTACTACTTTGATATG GTGGACTTGAAGttttctttgggagaggaaAAAACAATTGCTCATTCCAAAATTACTGTTTACCCCAGAGTTGAAG GTGCTTGTTCTCCATTGGTATTGGATGGGAAAGATCTAAAGCTGGTATCAATTAAAGTCAATGACAAAGATCTGAAG GAAGGGGATTTCCACATGGACTTACGCCATCTCACTCTCCCCTCACCTCCAAGTACTAGGTTCACTCTGGAAATAGTTACTGAAATATATCCTCAGAACAACACATCTTTAGTG GGTCTTTATATGTCCTCTGGGAACTTTTGCACACAGTGTGAAGCTGAGAGTTTCCGGAAGATCACATTTTTCCAG GACCGACCTGATATCATGGCCAAATATACTTGTCGCATTGAAGCTGATAAAACCCTATATCCTTTATTGTTATCTAACGGGAATCTTATAGAACGAGGGGACCTTGAG GGTGGCAGGCACTATGCCCTTTGGGAGGATCCATTCAAGAAACCAAGTTACTTGTTTGCACTTGTTGCAGGACAGTTGGAGAGCAGAGATGACACATTCATTACTCGTTCAGGGCGGAAGGTGTCCTTGAGGATCTGGAACCCTGCAGAAGATATACCGAAGACGGTCCACGCTATGTATTCTCTTAAGGCAGCCATGAAATGGGATGAGGAT GTTTTTGGTCTCGAGTATGACCTGGATCTCTTTAATATTGTGGCTGTGCCGGAGTTTAT GGGAGCCATGGAAAATAAGAGTTTAAAT ATATTTAATTCAGAGGTTATCTTGGCATCTCCTGAAACTGCCTCAGATGCAAATTATAATGCAATTTTAGGAATTGTTGGTCATGAG TATTTCCATAATTGGACTGGAAACAG AGTGACTTGTCGTGACTGGTTCCAGCTTAGCTTGAAGGAAGGTCTCACTGTCTTCAGAGATCAG GAATTTTCTTCTGACATGGGAAGCCGTACAGTTAAACGGATTGCAGATGTTTCGGGGCTTCGCAATTACCAGTTCCCGGAG GATGCTGGTCCTATGGCTCATCCAGTTCGGCCACATTCATATATCAAG ATGGACAACTTCTACACAG AAACG GTCTATCAGAAG GGAGCTGAAGTCGTTAGGATGTACAAAACATTGCTGGGCAGTGAAGGGTTCAGAAAA GGCATGGATCTTTATTTTAGAAGGCATGATGGCCAAGCTGTAACATGTGAAGATTTCTTTGCTGCCATGCTGGATGCCAATGATGCAGAactctttaatttcttattatg GTATTCTCAAGCAGGGACACCCCTTGTGAAAGTTATTACATCCTACAATGCTAAAGCCCAGACCTATTCTTTAAAATTCAG TCAAGAGGTGCCACCAACTCCAGGGCAGCCAGTGAAAGAACCCATGTTCATTCCAGTGGCAGTAGGTCTCCTAGATaaaaatgggaaggatatgcCACTCACTTCTGTGTACCATGAAGGGATGCTGCTGTCAGTTGAAAAGAATGGTCAACCTGTTTTCACTACAGTACTCCAAGTAAAGAAG aaggaagaagaatttgAATTCTCTGATGTATTTGAGCGTCCAACTCCATCTTTTTTACGGGGTTACAGCACTCCTATCCGTCTTGATTCTGATCTCACTGATAATGACCTGTTTTTCCTGCTTGCTCATGATTCAGATGAATTCAATCG TTGGGAAGCAGGTCAGGTACTCGCAAAAAAGGTGATGCTCAGCTTGGTGTCTGATTACCAGCAAAACAAATCGTTGGTTCTTAATCCGAAATTTGTGAATGGGATCAAAAGCCTACTTTCTGATTCAAACTTGGATAAA GAATTTATTGCTAAAGCAATAACTCTGCCAGGGGAAGGGGAGATAATGGACATGATGAAAGTTGCGGATCCTGATGTTGTGCATGCCGTTCGGACTTTTATTAGGAAAAAACTTGCTTCTGAACTAAAAGCAGAGCTTCTCAACACT GTTGAGAACAATAAAAGTTCAGAGCCCTATGTATTTGACCATCCTAATATGGCCAGGCGAGCTCTAAAGAATGTTGCTCTGG CCTCTCTTGCATCACTGGAAGATCCAGAAATCAGTGAGCTTGCTTCGCACGAGTACAGATCTGCTACGAACATGACTGAACAGTTTGCGGCTCTGGCAGCGATTGCCCAGAATCCTAGTGAAACCCGCGACGATGTCCTTGCTGATTTCTATAGCAAGTGGGAGCATGACTTTTTG GTTGTGAATAAATGGTTTGTGCTGCAAGCCATCTCAGATATTCCTGGAAATGTTGAGAATGTCCGTAAACTCTTGAAGCATTCTGCCTTCGACTTGCGGAATCCAAACAAG GTGTACTCACTGATTGGAAGATTTTGTGGATCTGTGAATTTCCATGCGAAGGATGGATCAGGCTACAAATTCTTGGGAGAAATGGTGGTGAAGCTAGACAGATTAAACCCACGG GTGGCATCCAGCATGTTATCAGAATTCTCTAGATGGAGGCGTTATGATGAGACGAGACAAAACTTTGCCAAG GCACAACTAGAGATGATAATGTCCACCAATGGACTATCAGAAAATGTGTTTGAGATTGCATCAAAAAGCTTAGCTGCTTAA
- the LOC122641360 gene encoding uncharacterized protein LOC122641360, with the protein MRKQSRCCSSASILVRLFLLLALIFIGGIIRVAEGGKRRVHIPDELDDVIDNEEDEDWKRWGQKSTPSEDFEFAPPSPMDFTKTDPSQIQSEMLNRHSGPSFGFVKLRLGVRRSPDMVAEIAMKWTKVLKTGSIEAHFMAVDTNTIMFTMQRGKDTTELKEFVLNQPEAYEMKIGDHVFRRPGDPPIEEVIEKLRIEKNEAHEHHAHSSAESSEQLKHEEL; encoded by the exons ATGAGAAAGCAGAGCAGATGCTGCTCCTCTGCTTCAATTCTGGTCCGGCTATTCCTGCTTCTCGCTCTGATTTTTATAGGTGGCATTATTAGAGTTGCAGAAGGAGGGAAGAGAAGGGTTCATATCCCAGATGAGCTGGACGACGTGATCGATAACGAAGAAGACGAGGACTGGAAGCGATGGGGTCAAAAATCAACACCTTCGGAAGATTTCGAATTCGCTCCACCTTCGCCCATGGATTTCACCAAGACGGATCCATCGCAGATTCAATCTGAAATGTTGAATCGCCATTCCGGCCCTTCCTTTGGTTTCGTCAAGCTCCGATTAGGTGTCCGACGTTCACCG GATATGGTCGCGGAGATCGCTATGAAATGGACTAAGGTTCTAAAGACCGGATCAATTGAGGCCCATTTCATGGCTGTTGATACTAACACCATCATGTTCACCATGCAAAGAGGGAAAGACACAACAGAG TTGAAAGAATTTGTACTGAATCAACCAGAGGCATATGAGATGAAGATAGGTGATCATGTCTTTCGAAGACCAGGAGATCCTCCTATAGAAGAAGTTATCGAGAAGCTTCGTATTGAGAAGAATGAAGCCCACGAACATCATGCACATAGTTCTGCTGAGTCGTCAGAGCAACTGAAACACGAGGAGCTTTAA
- the LOC122649076 gene encoding uncharacterized protein LOC122649076 isoform X1 produces the protein MGDLYALDFDGVICDSCGESSVSALKAAKLRWPNLFDSVDSAMESWIIDQMHVVRPVVETGYENLLLVRLLLEIRMPSIQKSSVRVAAELTNDGILENWSKLKPIILEEWNENRDSLVELFGKVRDEWIDSDLSSWIGANRFYPGVSDALKFASSRVYIVTTKQSRFADALLQELAGVAMPSDRIYGLGTGPKVEVLKQLQAKPEHQGLTLHFVEDRLATLKNVIKEPELDGWNLYLGDWGYNTQKEREEAAAIPRINLLGLSDFSKKLK, from the exons atgggGGATCTGTATGCCCTTGATTTTGATGGAGTCATCTGTGATAGCTGTGGCGAGAGCTCTGTATCTGCTCTTAAG GCTGCCAAACTACGATGGCCCAACCTCTTCGATTCTGTGGATTCTGCTATGGAAAGCTGGATTATTGATCAAATGCACGTC GTTCGTCCAGTGGTGGAAACAGGATATGAAAATTTGTTACTCGTGAGGTTGCTATTGGAGATCCGGATGCCTTCCATTCAGAAGTCCTCGGTGCGT GTTGCAGCTGAACTCACTAACGACGGGATATTGGAAAACTGGTCAAAGTTGAAGCCTATCATTTTGGAGGAGTGGAATGAAAACAGAGATTCTTTAGTAGAACTCTTTGGAAAAGTCAGGGATGAATGGATAGACAGTGACCTATCAAGTTGGATTGGTGCCAATAG ATTTTATCCAGGTGTATCCGACGCTTTGAAATTTGCAAGCTCGAGAGTATATATTGTCACCACTAAACAG AGCCGATTTGCTGATGCATTACTGCAAGAGCTGGCAGGAGTTGCAATGCCATCTGATAGAATCTATGGTCTGGGAACTGG TCCCAAAGTAGAAGTGTTGAAACAGCTTCAAGCCAAACCAGAACATCAGGGTCTCACACTCCA TTTTGTTGAGGATCGGCTTGCTACTCTAAAGAATGTCATCAAAGAGCCCGAGTTAGATGGATGGAATTTGTACCTGG GGGACTGGGGGTACAACACTCAAAAGGAGAGGGAGGAAGCAGCAGCCATTCCCAGGATTAACCTTCTTGGGCTCTCTGACTTCAGCAAGAAGCTGAAATAA